In the genome of Streptomyces racemochromogenes, one region contains:
- a CDS encoding NAD(P)/FAD-dependent oxidoreductase, whose amino-acid sequence MSTTERPRILVVGGGYVGLYAAKRIMKKMRYGEATVTVVDPRSYMTYQPFLPEVAAGNISPRHVVVPLRRVLPKAEVLTGRVTTIDQDRKVAVVTPLVGEAYELPFDYLVIALGAVSRTFPIPGLAEQGIGMKGVEEGIGLRNHVLEQLDKAESTTDENVRRKALTFVFVGGGFAGAETIGEVEDMARDAVKYYSTIKREDMRFILVDAADKILPEVGPKLGTWGKEHLESRGIEIYLSTSMDSCVDGHVVLKNGLEVDSSTIVWTAGVKPNPALARYGLPLGPRGHVDTAPTLQVQGTDYIWAAGDNAQVPDVAARKAGVENAWCPPNAQHALRQAKVLGDNVVSGMRGFPQKEYSHSNKGAVAGLGLHKGVAMIVMGKMKIKLKGRLAWYMHRGYHGMAMPTWNRKIRVFADWTLGMFLKREVVSLGALETPREEFYEAAKPAPAPAAAAAPAQKAKAS is encoded by the coding sequence ATGAGCACCACGGAGCGTCCCAGGATCCTCGTAGTAGGAGGTGGGTACGTAGGTCTGTACGCGGCCAAGCGCATCATGAAGAAGATGCGCTACGGCGAGGCGACCGTCACGGTCGTCGACCCGCGGTCGTACATGACCTACCAGCCCTTCCTCCCCGAAGTGGCCGCAGGCAACATCTCGCCTCGGCACGTTGTCGTCCCGCTGCGACGCGTGCTGCCCAAGGCTGAGGTTCTCACCGGCCGGGTCACCACCATCGACCAGGACCGCAAGGTCGCCGTCGTCACGCCGCTGGTCGGCGAGGCGTACGAGCTGCCCTTCGACTACCTGGTGATCGCGCTCGGCGCCGTCTCCCGCACCTTCCCGATCCCCGGCCTGGCCGAACAGGGCATCGGCATGAAGGGCGTCGAAGAGGGCATCGGCCTGCGCAACCACGTCCTCGAGCAGCTCGACAAGGCGGAGTCCACGACGGACGAGAACGTCCGCCGCAAGGCCCTCACCTTCGTCTTCGTCGGCGGCGGCTTCGCCGGCGCCGAGACGATCGGCGAGGTCGAGGACATGGCCCGCGACGCCGTGAAGTACTACTCCACGATCAAGCGCGAGGACATGCGCTTCATCCTGGTTGACGCTGCGGACAAGATCCTTCCCGAGGTCGGGCCGAAGCTCGGCACCTGGGGCAAGGAGCACCTCGAGTCCCGCGGCATCGAGATCTACCTCAGCACCTCCATGGACTCCTGCGTGGACGGCCACGTGGTGCTGAAGAACGGCCTCGAGGTCGACTCCAGCACCATCGTGTGGACCGCGGGCGTCAAGCCGAACCCGGCGCTGGCCCGCTACGGCCTGCCGCTGGGCCCGCGCGGCCACGTGGACACCGCCCCGACCCTCCAGGTCCAGGGCACGGACTACATCTGGGCCGCGGGCGACAACGCCCAGGTCCCGGACGTCGCCGCCCGCAAGGCCGGGGTCGAGAACGCCTGGTGCCCGCCGAACGCCCAGCACGCGCTGCGCCAGGCCAAGGTCCTCGGCGACAACGTGGTCTCCGGCATGCGGGGCTTCCCGCAGAAGGAGTACTCGCACTCCAACAAGGGTGCGGTGGCGGGCCTCGGCCTCCACAAGGGCGTCGCGATGATCGTCATGGGCAAGATGAAGATCAAGCTCAAGGGCCGGCTCGCCTGGTACATGCACCGTGGCTACCACGGCATGGCCATGCCGACCTGGAACCGCAAGATCCGCGTCTTCGCCGACTGGACCCTCGGCATGTTCCTCAAGCGCGAGGTCGTCTCCCTCGGAGCCCTGGAGACCCCCCGCGAGGAGTTCTACGAGGCCGCCAAGCCGGCGCCGGCTCCGGCCGCCGCCGCTGCACCGGCGCAGAAGGCCAAGGCCTCCTGA
- a CDS encoding SAM-dependent methyltransferase produces the protein MTDAAPRLAAVAETLLGAPLPVRIRAWDGSEAGPATGPVLVIAHRRALRRILWKPGELGLARAWVAGDLTVEGDLFELLDRVGGLLWERERRGPAPVPVPARSGLGKLAALRPYLPGLGSGPAGTAALLRDPAARAAVRDLVALARPWTAPAPPPEEAVRGGGPRHSKRRDSEAISHHYDVGNDFYERVLGPSMVYSCAYWTAEGTLEDAQRDKLDLVCRKLALEPGRRLLDVGCGWGSMALHAAREYGVRVTGITLSREQAAYARKRIAEEGLTDRVEIRVQDYRDVKDGPYDAISSIGMAEHVGSARYREYAGILHALLAPGGRLLNHQIGRPPEQDEQAYEIDEFIDAYVFPDGELSPIGTTVGELERAGFEVRDVEALREHYALTLRAWVARLERHWDEAVRLTSPGRARVWLLYMAASALGFEHGRLGVNQVLAVRPGGAGASGMPLRTRVWGTGPA, from the coding sequence ATGACCGACGCCGCGCCGCGGCTGGCAGCCGTTGCCGAAACCCTGCTGGGCGCCCCCCTGCCCGTGCGGATACGGGCCTGGGACGGCAGCGAGGCCGGCCCGGCCACCGGCCCGGTGCTGGTGATCGCACACCGTCGCGCCCTGCGCCGGATCCTGTGGAAGCCGGGCGAACTGGGGCTCGCCCGCGCCTGGGTCGCCGGTGACCTGACCGTCGAGGGCGACCTGTTCGAACTGCTCGACCGGGTGGGCGGCCTGCTGTGGGAGCGGGAGCGGCGGGGCCCCGCCCCCGTCCCCGTCCCGGCCCGTTCGGGGCTGGGCAAGCTCGCGGCCCTGCGCCCGTACCTGCCCGGGCTCGGTTCCGGCCCCGCCGGGACCGCCGCGTTGCTGCGCGACCCGGCCGCACGGGCCGCCGTACGCGACCTCGTGGCCCTGGCGCGTCCGTGGACGGCGCCCGCGCCGCCGCCGGAGGAGGCCGTCCGCGGCGGCGGGCCGCGCCACTCCAAGCGGCGCGACAGCGAGGCGATCAGCCACCACTACGACGTGGGAAACGACTTCTACGAGCGGGTCCTGGGGCCCTCCATGGTGTACTCCTGCGCCTACTGGACCGCGGAGGGCACCCTGGAGGACGCCCAGCGGGACAAGCTCGACCTGGTCTGCCGCAAACTCGCCCTGGAGCCGGGCCGGCGCCTCCTGGACGTCGGCTGCGGCTGGGGTTCCATGGCCCTGCACGCCGCCCGCGAGTACGGGGTGCGCGTCACCGGCATCACGCTCTCGCGCGAGCAGGCCGCGTACGCCCGCAAGCGGATCGCCGAGGAGGGCCTGACCGACCGGGTGGAGATCCGGGTGCAGGACTACCGGGACGTCAAGGACGGCCCGTACGACGCCATTTCCTCGATCGGCATGGCCGAGCACGTGGGCTCCGCCCGGTACCGCGAGTACGCCGGGATACTGCACGCCCTGCTGGCCCCCGGCGGCCGGCTGCTCAACCACCAGATCGGCCGGCCCCCCGAGCAGGACGAGCAGGCGTACGAGATCGACGAGTTCATCGACGCGTACGTGTTCCCGGACGGGGAGCTCTCCCCGATCGGCACCACCGTCGGCGAGCTGGAGCGGGCCGGCTTCGAGGTCCGCGACGTGGAGGCGCTGCGCGAGCACTACGCGCTGACCCTGCGGGCCTGGGTGGCGCGCCTGGAACGGCACTGGGACGAGGCCGTCCGGCTCACCTCGCCCGGCAGGGCCCGCGTGTGGCTGCTGTACATGGCGGCGTCCGCGCTGGGCTTCGAGCACGGCCGGCTGGGGGTCAACCAGGTGCTGGCGGTGCGCCCCGGGGGCGCGGGTGCCTCGGGGATGCCGCTGCGGACGCGCGTGTGGGGCACGGGCCCCGCGTAG
- a CDS encoding ABC transporter permease: MFRTALRNVLAHKARLLMTVLAVTLGVAFVSGTLVFTDTLGKSLSGQSAKSYRGVAVSVTSYGQARSEDGQKEGDPGISQQTLDKVRAVKGVGSVSGRVSGFAGVGDENGKLIGTGWANKGSNYAPVKDGKDPRYTFTDGTGPVKDDQVALDKETAAKGGYKTGDKVRVATNGPVREFTLTGVFTTEDGAVNAGGSLVLFDTKVAQELYLQPGFYDELSVAAAPGASADQLLADIKPLVDGKTTKAQTGAALAAQQAKDIEKGMSSMSNMLLAFAGISLFVGIFLIYNTFTMLVAQRTKELALLRAVGANRGQVMRSVLAEALVVGALSAAIGLAAGVGLAAGMRSLMDTIGAKIPAGDLVIAPGTVIAALVIGVLVTTAAALLPAWRTGRIAPVAAMGSAHLPASAKSLVVRNVIGSVISLAGVGVVFLGVSMGGDGRMVIGGGAAFLLIGMIVLLPLLSRPVIAAVRPALQKVFGVPGKLAAQNAVRNPRRTAVTAASLAIGLTLVTTMSVLGVTMGKAIDRMSTDKLKADYKVTMSGGIGGLDKSVVDALAKAPGVKAVSPQAAGYFKTGDTFRAASGVNPAAIGQVLNIKVLSGSLDNLGKGEVAVAEKTAKKQDLTVGSTLQAQFEDGQKANLKVGAVYEDLDGLLSPFVLDNKILAAHTDQQHIPEVYVNTAGGQSAASQQAVIDALGKNPAMTVATQQDMRNEMGGIINTMLNIMYGLLGMALIISVLGVVNTLAMSVFERTQEIGMLRAIGLDRARVKNMIRLESVVISLFGAVLGIGIGLFLAWAVGSTLSKAVPNYELVLPYDRIGVFLLLAAVVGVLAAMWPARSAARLNMLTAIKTE; encoded by the coding sequence ATGTTCCGTACCGCCCTGCGCAACGTGCTCGCGCACAAGGCGAGGCTGCTGATGACGGTGCTCGCCGTCACCCTCGGCGTAGCCTTCGTCTCCGGCACCCTCGTCTTCACCGACACCCTCGGCAAGTCCCTGTCCGGCCAGTCCGCCAAGAGCTACCGCGGCGTCGCCGTCTCCGTCACCTCGTACGGGCAGGCCCGCTCCGAGGACGGCCAGAAGGAGGGCGACCCCGGCATCAGCCAGCAGACCCTGGACAAGGTCAGGGCCGTCAAGGGCGTCGGCTCGGTCTCCGGCCGCGTCTCCGGCTTCGCCGGCGTCGGCGACGAGAACGGCAAGCTGATCGGCACCGGCTGGGCCAACAAGGGCTCCAATTACGCCCCCGTCAAGGACGGCAAGGACCCCCGCTACACGTTCACCGACGGCACCGGCCCGGTCAAGGACGACCAGGTCGCCCTCGACAAGGAGACCGCGGCCAAGGGCGGCTACAAGACCGGCGACAAGGTCCGCGTCGCCACCAACGGACCGGTCCGCGAGTTCACCCTCACCGGCGTCTTCACCACCGAGGACGGCGCCGTCAACGCCGGCGGCAGCCTGGTCCTCTTCGACACCAAGGTCGCCCAGGAGCTCTACCTCCAGCCCGGCTTCTACGACGAGCTCTCCGTCGCCGCCGCCCCCGGCGCCTCCGCCGACCAGCTGCTCGCCGACATCAAGCCGCTCGTCGACGGCAAGACCACCAAGGCCCAGACCGGCGCCGCGCTCGCCGCCCAGCAGGCCAAGGACATCGAGAAGGGGATGAGCAGCATGAGCAACATGCTGCTCGCCTTCGCCGGCATCTCCCTCTTCGTCGGCATCTTCCTGATCTACAACACCTTCACCATGCTGGTCGCCCAGCGCACCAAGGAGCTGGCCCTGCTGCGCGCCGTCGGCGCCAACCGCGGCCAGGTCATGCGCTCGGTGCTCGCCGAGGCCCTCGTCGTCGGCGCCCTCTCGGCCGCCATCGGCCTGGCCGCCGGCGTCGGACTGGCGGCCGGCATGCGCTCCCTGATGGACACCATCGGCGCCAAGATCCCCGCCGGGGACCTGGTCATCGCCCCGGGCACGGTCATCGCCGCCCTGGTCATCGGCGTCCTCGTCACCACCGCCGCCGCCCTGCTGCCCGCCTGGCGCACCGGCCGGATCGCCCCGGTCGCCGCCATGGGCAGCGCCCACCTGCCGGCCTCCGCCAAGTCCCTCGTGGTCCGCAACGTCATCGGCTCCGTGATCAGCCTCGCGGGCGTCGGCGTCGTCTTCCTCGGCGTCTCGATGGGCGGCGACGGCCGCATGGTCATCGGCGGCGGCGCGGCCTTCCTGCTCATCGGCATGATCGTGCTGCTCCCGCTGCTCTCCCGGCCGGTCATCGCGGCCGTCCGCCCGGCCCTGCAGAAGGTCTTCGGCGTCCCCGGCAAGCTGGCCGCCCAGAACGCCGTGCGCAACCCGCGCCGCACCGCCGTCACCGCCGCCTCCCTGGCGATCGGCCTCACCCTCGTCACCACCATGTCCGTGCTCGGCGTCACCATGGGCAAGGCCATCGACCGGATGAGCACCGACAAGCTCAAGGCCGACTACAAGGTCACCATGTCCGGCGGCATCGGCGGCCTCGACAAGTCGGTCGTCGACGCCCTGGCCAAGGCCCCCGGCGTCAAGGCGGTTTCCCCGCAGGCCGCCGGCTACTTCAAGACCGGCGACACCTTCCGCGCCGCGTCCGGCGTCAACCCGGCCGCCATCGGCCAGGTCCTGAACATCAAGGTCCTCAGCGGCTCCCTGGACAACCTCGGCAAGGGCGAGGTCGCCGTCGCCGAGAAGACCGCGAAGAAGCAGGACCTGACCGTCGGCTCCACCCTCCAGGCACAGTTCGAGGACGGCCAGAAGGCCAACCTGAAGGTCGGCGCCGTCTACGAGGACCTCGACGGGCTGCTGTCCCCCTTCGTCCTCGACAACAAGATCCTCGCGGCGCACACCGACCAGCAGCACATCCCCGAGGTCTACGTCAACACCGCCGGCGGCCAGTCCGCGGCGAGCCAGCAGGCCGTCATCGACGCCCTCGGCAAGAACCCGGCGATGACCGTCGCCACCCAGCAGGACATGCGCAACGAGATGGGCGGCATCATCAACACGATGCTCAACATCATGTACGGCCTGCTCGGCATGGCGCTGATCATCTCCGTGCTCGGCGTGGTCAACACCCTGGCGATGTCCGTCTTCGAGCGGACCCAGGAGATCGGCATGCTGCGGGCGATCGGCCTCGACCGGGCCCGGGTGAAGAACATGATCCGCCTGGAGTCCGTGGTGATCTCGCTCTTCGGCGCGGTCCTCGGCATCGGCATCGGCCTCTTCCTCGCCTGGGCCGTCGGCTCCACCCTGTCCAAGGCGGTGCCGAACTACGAACTGGTCCTGCCCTACGACCGGATCGGCGTCTTCCTCCTGCTGGCCGCCGTCGTCGGCGTCCTGGCCGCCATGTGGCCGGCCCGCAGCGCCGCCCGGCTGAACATGCTGACCGCCATCAAGACCGAGTAG
- a CDS encoding ABC transporter ATP-binding protein gives MNYARQHTAQAVAARATQLSKVYGQGETQVVALDHVSVDFAQGQFTAIMGPSGSGKSTLMHCVAGLDTFSSGSVRIGDTELGSLKDKQLTQLRRDKIGFIFQAFNLLPTLTALENITLPMDIAGRKPDKQWLDTVVDMVGLSGRLSHRPTQLSGGQQQRVAVARALAARPEIIFGDEPTGNLDSRSGAEVLGFLRNSVRELGQTVVMVTHDAVAASYADRVIFLADGRIVDEMYAPTADGVLDRMKAFDAKGRTS, from the coding sequence ATGAACTACGCCCGGCAGCACACCGCACAGGCCGTGGCGGCCCGCGCCACGCAGCTCTCCAAGGTGTACGGCCAGGGCGAGACCCAGGTGGTCGCGCTGGACCACGTCTCCGTCGACTTCGCCCAGGGCCAGTTCACCGCGATCATGGGCCCCTCCGGCTCCGGCAAGTCCACCCTGATGCACTGCGTCGCCGGCCTGGACACCTTCTCCTCCGGCTCCGTCCGCATCGGCGACACCGAGCTCGGCTCCCTCAAGGACAAGCAGCTGACCCAGCTGCGCCGCGACAAGATCGGCTTCATCTTCCAGGCCTTCAACCTGCTGCCGACCCTGACCGCCCTGGAGAACATCACCCTCCCCATGGACATCGCCGGCCGCAAGCCCGACAAGCAGTGGCTGGACACCGTGGTGGACATGGTCGGCCTCTCCGGCCGCCTCTCCCACCGCCCCACCCAGCTCTCCGGCGGCCAGCAGCAGCGCGTCGCCGTCGCCCGCGCCCTCGCCGCCCGCCCCGAGATCATCTTCGGTGACGAGCCGACCGGAAACCTCGACTCCCGCTCCGGCGCCGAGGTCCTCGGCTTCCTGCGCAACTCGGTCCGCGAGCTCGGCCAGACCGTCGTGATGGTCACCCACGACGCCGTCGCCGCCTCCTACGCCGACCGCGTCATCTTCCTCGCCGACGGCCGCATCGTCGACGAGATGTACGCGCCCACCGCCGACGGCGTGCTCGACCGGATGAAGGCCTTCGACGCCAAGGGCCGCACCAGCTGA
- a CDS encoding Bax inhibitor-1/YccA family protein: MRSSNPVFSRRGFSRDNGGYAGFEAQHAQAGTATNPYATNPYATDPTTGMPAAPVRGSAMTIDDVVTRTAMTLGTLIVTATLAWIALPVDPANVGKSYGVAVGSALVAFVLAMVQSFKRKPTPALIIGYAAFEGVFLGVISMVASTYISPGVVVQAVLGTMCVFAAVLVAYKMRWIRVTRRFTGFVMAAALGFVLLMLANSLFMLFGGGDGLGFRSGPLGIVFGIVGVVLGACFLAMDFKQVEDGVTYGAPREEAWLAAFGLTLTLVWIYLELLRLFQILSGDD; this comes from the coding sequence ATGAGGAGCAGTAACCCGGTCTTCTCGCGACGGGGGTTCAGCCGCGACAACGGCGGCTACGCGGGCTTCGAGGCGCAGCACGCGCAGGCCGGGACCGCGACCAACCCGTACGCGACGAATCCTTACGCCACCGACCCGACCACCGGCATGCCGGCGGCCCCGGTCCGCGGCAGCGCGATGACCATCGACGACGTCGTGACCCGTACGGCCATGACGCTCGGCACCCTGATCGTCACCGCGACCCTCGCGTGGATCGCCCTTCCCGTCGACCCGGCCAACGTGGGCAAGTCGTACGGCGTCGCCGTCGGCTCGGCGCTCGTCGCGTTCGTGCTGGCCATGGTCCAGAGCTTCAAGCGCAAGCCGACGCCCGCGCTGATCATCGGCTACGCGGCGTTCGAGGGCGTGTTCCTCGGCGTGATCTCCATGGTCGCCAGCACCTACATCAGCCCCGGCGTGGTCGTCCAGGCCGTGCTCGGCACGATGTGCGTCTTCGCGGCGGTGCTCGTCGCCTACAAGATGCGCTGGATCCGCGTCACCCGCCGCTTCACGGGCTTCGTGATGGCCGCGGCCCTCGGCTTCGTCCTGCTCATGCTGGCGAACTCGCTGTTCATGCTGTTCGGCGGCGGTGACGGCCTCGGCTTCCGCAGCGGTCCGCTCGGCATCGTCTTCGGCATCGTGGGCGTCGTCCTCGGCGCCTGCTTCCTCGCCATGGACTTCAAGCAGGTCGAGGACGGCGTGACGTACGGCGCCCCGCGCGAGGAGGCCTGGCTGGCGGCCTTCGGCCTCACGCTGACCCTGGTGTGGATCTACCTGGAGCTGCTGCGCCTGTTCCAGATCCTCTCCGGCGACGACTAG
- a CDS encoding DUF4287 domain-containing protein, whose amino-acid sequence MSVEFSEKTHRNMIERIPQTTGREISDWLRTVDEGPSLVRFEEKVSWLLGAHELSYGQAKAIIHEYGLRRAARRFG is encoded by the coding sequence ATGTCCGTAGAGTTCTCCGAGAAGACCCACCGCAACATGATCGAAAGAATCCCCCAGACCACCGGTCGTGAGATCTCCGACTGGCTCCGCACCGTGGACGAAGGCCCCTCCCTCGTCCGGTTCGAGGAGAAGGTCAGCTGGCTGCTCGGCGCGCACGAGCTGTCGTACGGCCAGGCCAAGGCGATCATCCACGAGTACGGCCTGCGCAGAGCCGCCCGCAGGTTCGGCTGA
- a CDS encoding acetyl-CoA C-acetyltransferase: MPEAVIVSTARSPIGRAGKGSLKDVRPDDLTATIIQAALAKVPELDPRQIDDLMLGCGLPGGEQGHNLARIVAVQMGMDYLPGTTITRYCSSSLQTSRMALHAIKAGEGDVFISAGVETVSRFAKGSSDGLPDTHNPLFADAEARTAAVAQSEGSSWHDPREDGLIPDAYISMGQTAENLARLKGVTRRDMDEFGVRSQNLAEEAIKNGFWAREITPVTTPDGTVVSKDDGPRAGVTLEGVEGLKPVFRPDGLVTAGNCCPLNDGAAALVIMSDTKARELGLTPLARIVSTGVTALSPEIMGLGPVEASKQALKRAGLTVGDIDLFEINEAFAAQVIPSYRDLEIPLDKLNVNGGAIAVGHPFGMTGARITGTLINSLQFHDKQFGLETMCVGGGQGMAMVIERLS; the protein is encoded by the coding sequence ATGCCCGAAGCCGTCATCGTTTCCACCGCCCGCTCCCCCATCGGGCGCGCCGGCAAGGGTTCGCTCAAGGACGTGCGCCCGGACGACCTCACCGCCACGATCATCCAGGCCGCCCTCGCCAAGGTCCCCGAGCTGGACCCGCGCCAGATCGACGACCTGATGCTCGGCTGCGGCCTCCCCGGCGGCGAGCAGGGCCACAACCTCGCCCGTATCGTCGCCGTGCAGATGGGCATGGACTACCTGCCCGGCACCACGATCACGCGCTACTGTTCCTCCTCCCTCCAGACCTCCCGCATGGCGCTGCACGCCATCAAGGCGGGCGAGGGCGACGTCTTCATCTCCGCCGGCGTCGAGACGGTCTCCCGGTTCGCGAAGGGCTCCTCCGACGGCCTGCCGGATACCCACAACCCGCTCTTCGCCGACGCCGAGGCCCGTACCGCCGCCGTCGCGCAGAGCGAGGGCAGCAGCTGGCACGACCCGCGCGAGGACGGCCTGATCCCCGACGCGTACATCTCCATGGGGCAGACCGCCGAGAACCTGGCCCGTCTCAAGGGCGTGACCCGCCGGGACATGGACGAGTTCGGCGTGCGGTCGCAGAACCTCGCCGAGGAAGCCATCAAGAACGGCTTCTGGGCCCGCGAGATCACCCCCGTCACGACCCCGGACGGCACCGTCGTCAGCAAGGACGACGGCCCGCGCGCCGGCGTCACGCTGGAGGGCGTGGAGGGCCTCAAGCCCGTCTTCCGCCCCGACGGCCTGGTCACGGCCGGCAACTGCTGCCCGCTCAACGACGGCGCCGCCGCGCTCGTCATCATGAGCGACACGAAGGCGCGGGAGCTGGGCCTGACCCCGCTGGCCCGGATCGTCTCCACCGGCGTCACCGCCCTGTCCCCCGAGATCATGGGCCTGGGCCCGGTCGAGGCGTCCAAGCAGGCCCTGAAGCGGGCCGGGCTGACCGTCGGCGACATCGACCTCTTCGAGATCAACGAGGCCTTCGCGGCCCAGGTCATCCCGTCCTACCGCGACCTGGAGATCCCGCTCGACAAGCTGAACGTCAACGGCGGGGCCATCGCCGTCGGTCACCCGTTCGGGATGACCGGTGCCCGCATCACCGGCACCCTGATCAACAGCCTCCAGTTCCACGACAAGCAGTTCGGCCTGGAGACGATGTGCGTCGGCGGCGGCCAGGGCATGGCCATGGTGATCGAGCGACTGTCGTAG
- a CDS encoding SGNH/GDSL hydrolase family protein: protein MAPTVSRARTARRIAAGAAYGGGGLGLVGVAAFGLVLAEVQFAKRTVGNGLGDPPRADGLYGSEFNGPEMSPGPLRMGMLGDSTAAGLGVHRARQTPAALLASGLAAVAERPVELRNVALSGAMSDDLDRQVSLLLDGRGPAPDVCVIIIGANDVTKRMPLTQSVRLLTSAVRRLRLAGSEVVVGTCPDLGTIEPVYQPLRWMARRVSRQLAAAQTIGVVALGARTISMGDLLGPEFAANPREMFGPDSYHPSAEGYATAAMAILPTLCAALGLWPGSDRLDVSRDEDMLLVAKAASAAAGEPGTEVIPARGPWALLKHRRRRRLPEPESPQPAPTAGAPAVQDDHPA from the coding sequence GTGGCTCCAACGGTGTCCAGGGCGAGGACGGCCCGCCGGATCGCGGCGGGGGCAGCGTACGGCGGTGGCGGTCTGGGGCTGGTCGGGGTCGCCGCGTTCGGGCTGGTGCTGGCGGAGGTGCAGTTCGCGAAGCGCACGGTGGGCAACGGGCTGGGTGATCCGCCGCGCGCGGACGGCCTGTACGGGAGCGAGTTCAACGGGCCGGAGATGAGCCCGGGCCCGCTGCGGATGGGCATGCTCGGCGACTCCACGGCGGCCGGGCTGGGCGTCCACCGGGCCCGCCAGACGCCGGCGGCGCTGCTGGCGTCCGGCCTGGCGGCGGTGGCCGAGCGGCCGGTGGAGCTGCGGAACGTGGCCCTGTCGGGGGCCATGTCGGACGACCTGGACCGTCAGGTGAGCCTGCTGCTGGACGGGCGCGGCCCGGCGCCGGACGTGTGCGTGATCATCATCGGCGCGAACGACGTCACCAAGCGGATGCCGCTGACGCAGTCGGTGCGGCTGCTGACCTCAGCGGTACGAAGACTGCGGCTCGCGGGCTCGGAGGTGGTGGTCGGGACCTGCCCCGACCTGGGCACGATCGAGCCGGTGTACCAGCCGCTGCGGTGGATGGCCCGCCGGGTGTCACGGCAGCTGGCGGCGGCGCAGACGATCGGGGTGGTCGCGCTGGGGGCGCGCACGATCTCGATGGGGGACCTGCTGGGCCCGGAGTTCGCGGCGAACCCCCGCGAGATGTTCGGCCCGGACTCGTACCACCCCTCGGCGGAGGGGTACGCGACGGCGGCGATGGCGATACTGCCGACGCTGTGCGCGGCGCTGGGGCTGTGGCCGGGGTCGGACCGGCTGGACGTGTCGCGGGACGAGGACATGCTGCTGGTGGCCAAGGCCGCCTCGGCGGCGGCGGGCGAGCCGGGCACGGAGGTCATCCCGGCCCGCGGGCCGTGGGCCCTCCTGAAACACCGCCGCCGCCGGCGCCTCCCGGAACCCGAGTCCCCCCAGCCGGCCCCCACCGCCGGGGCCCCCGCCGTCCAGGACGACCACCCCGCGTAA
- a CDS encoding cystathionine beta-synthase yields MQFHDSMISLVGNTPLVKLNRVTEGLQATVLAKVEYFNPGGSVKDRIAVRMIEAAEQSGALKPGGTIVEPTSGNTGVGLAIVAQQKGYKCIFVCPDKVSMDKINVMRAYGAEVVVCPTAVDPEHPDSYYNVSDRLAREPGAWKPDQYSNPNNPRSHYETTGPELWEQTEGKITHFVAGVGTGGTISGTGNYLKEVSGGKVKVIGADPEGSVYSGGSGRPYLVEGVGEDFWPTAYDPNVTDEIIAVSDKDSFQMTRRLAKEEGLLVGGSCGMAVVAALRAAEGLGPDDVVVVLLPDSGRGYLSKIFSDEWMAGHGFLEEAGPAARIGDVLADKEGGIPSLVHMHPEETVGQAIEVLREYGVSQMPIVKPGAGHPDVMAAEVIGSVVEKELLAALFAQRASLGDPLEKHMSAPLPQVGSGEPVSELMAVLGEADAAIVLVEGKPTGVVSRQDLLAFLAKTAK; encoded by the coding sequence GTGCAATTCCACGACTCGATGATCAGCCTCGTCGGCAACACCCCGCTGGTGAAGCTCAACCGCGTGACCGAAGGCCTGCAGGCCACCGTGCTGGCCAAGGTCGAGTACTTCAACCCCGGCGGTTCGGTCAAGGACCGCATCGCCGTCCGGATGATCGAGGCCGCCGAGCAGAGCGGTGCCCTCAAGCCCGGTGGCACCATCGTGGAGCCCACCAGCGGCAACACCGGCGTCGGACTCGCCATCGTGGCCCAGCAGAAGGGCTACAAGTGCATCTTCGTCTGCCCTGACAAGGTGTCCATGGACAAGATCAACGTGATGCGCGCGTACGGCGCGGAGGTCGTGGTCTGCCCCACCGCCGTCGACCCCGAGCACCCGGACTCTTACTACAACGTGTCCGACCGCCTCGCGCGCGAGCCCGGCGCCTGGAAGCCCGACCAGTACAGCAACCCGAACAACCCCCGTTCGCACTACGAGACCACCGGTCCCGAACTGTGGGAGCAGACCGAGGGGAAGATCACGCACTTCGTGGCCGGCGTCGGCACGGGCGGCACGATCTCCGGCACCGGCAACTACCTCAAGGAGGTCAGCGGCGGGAAGGTCAAGGTCATCGGCGCGGACCCGGAGGGCTCCGTCTACTCCGGCGGCAGCGGCCGTCCGTACCTCGTCGAGGGCGTCGGCGAGGACTTCTGGCCGACGGCCTACGACCCGAACGTCACCGACGAGATCATCGCGGTGTCCGACAAGGACTCCTTCCAGATGACCCGCCGCCTGGCGAAGGAGGAGGGCCTGCTGGTCGGCGGCTCCTGCGGCATGGCGGTCGTCGCCGCGCTGCGCGCCGCCGAGGGCCTGGGCCCGGACGACGTGGTCGTCGTCCTGCTGCCGGACAGCGGCCGCGGCTACCTCAGCAAGATCTTCTCGGACGAGTGGATGGCCGGGCACGGCTTCCTGGAGGAGGCCGGTCCCGCCGCGCGCATCGGCGACGTCCTCGCGGACAAGGAGGGCGGCATCCCGTCGCTCGTCCACATGCACCCCGAGGAGACCGTCGGCCAGGCCATCGAGGTGCTGCGCGAGTACGGCGTCTCGCAGATGCCGATCGTCAAGCCGGGTGCGGGCCACCCCGACGTGATGGCCGCCGAGGTCATCGGCTCGGTCGTGGAGAAGGAGCTCCTCGCGGCGCTGTTCGCGCAGCGGGCCTCGCTCGGCGACCCGCTGGAGAAGCACATGAGCGCCCCGCTGCCGCAGGTCGGCTCCGGTGAGCCGGTGTCCGAGCTGATGGCGGTGCTCGGCGAGGCCGACGCGGCGATCGTGCTGGTCGAGGGCAAGCCCACCGGCGTGGTGAGCCGTCAGGACCTGCTGGCGTTCCTGGCCAAGACGGCCAAGTAG